TCATCGATAAGTCGTTCGGCGCGCCGCGCATCACCAAGGACGGCGTCTCCGTCGCCAAGGAGATCGAGCTCACCGACAAGTTCGAGAACATGGGCGCCCAGATGGTGCGCGAAGTGGCCTCCCGGACCAACGACGTCGCCGGTGACGGCACCACCACCGCCACCGTGCTGGCCCAGGCCATCGTGCGCGAAGGCAACAAGTCGGTTGCCGCCGGCATGAACCCGATGGACCTGAAGCGCGGCATCGACCTCGCCGTCGCGGCTGTCGTCGAGGATCTGAAGAAGCGCTCCAAGAAGATCGCCACCTCCGCCGAGGTTGCCCAGGTCGGCACCATCTCGGCCAATGGCGAGCGCGAGATTGGCGAGATGATCGCCAAGGCGATGGAGAAGGTCGGCAACGAGGGCGTCATCACGGTCGAAGAGGCGAAGAGCCTGGAGACCGAGCTGGAAGTCGTCGAGGGCATGCAGTTCGACCGCGGCTACCTGTCGCCGTACTTCGTCACCAATGCCGACAAGATGAATGCGGAGCTCGAGAGCCCGTACATCCTGCTGCACGAGAAGAAGCTGTCCAGCCTGCAGCCGATGCTGCCGGTGCTGGAGGCTGTCGTGCAGTCCGGCAAGCCGCTGCTGATCATCGCCGAGGACGTCGAGGGCGAAGCGCTCGCCACCCTGGTGGTGAACAAGCTGCGCGGCGGCCTGAAGGTCGCGGCCGTGAAGGCGCCGGGCTTCGGCGATCGCCGGAAGGCGATGCTGGAAGACATCGCCATCCTGACCGGTGGCCAGGTGATCTCCGAGGATATCGGCATCAAGCTTGAGACCGTCTCGCTCGAGATGCTCGGCAAGGCGAAGCGCGTGCTGATCACCAAGGAAGAGACCACCATCGTCGATGGTTCGGGCAAGAAGAAGGACATCGAGGGCCGCGTCACGCAGATCCGCGCGCAGATCGAGGAGACCACCTCGGACTACGACCGCGAGAAGCTGCAGGAGCGTCTGGCGAAGCTGGCTGGCGGCGTTGCCGTCATCCGCGTCGGCGGTGCTTCCGAGGTCGAGGTGAAGGAGCGCAAGGACCGCGTCGATGACGCGATGCATGCGACCCGCGCCGCTGTCGAGGAAGGCGTGGTGCCGGGCGGCGGTGTTGCCCTGCTGCATTCGCTGAAGGCGCTCGACAAGGTGAAGCCGGCCAATGACGACCAGCGCGTCGGCGTTGAGATCATCCGCCGGGCGATCCAGGTTCCGGCGAAGCAGATCGCCGCGAACGCCGGCATGGACGGCGGCGTTGTCGTCGGCAAGCTGCTGGAGTCGACCGATCCGAGCTGGGGCTTCGACGCCCAGACCGGCGAGTACAAGGACCTGGTGAAGGCCGGTATCATCGACCCGACCAAGGTCGTGCGTACCGCCCTGCAGGATGCGGCCTCGGTCGCCTCGCTGCTCATCACCACCGAGGCGATGATCGCCGACAAGCCGGAGAAGAAGGCCGCTGGCGGCGCTCCGGACATGGGTGGCATGGGCGGTATGGGCGGCATGGGCGGTATGGACTTCTAAGTCCGGCCCATCCGAACAGAAGCAAAAGAACCCCGGCAGCCTTGGCTGCCGGGGTTTTTCTTTGCGCCCCGCCCCTGCAACCCGGCCACCCTCGCGTGTACTGTTCAGTCTGACGGCTCTGTGCTTTAGTATATTTTCGATTGCACACGTAATGAACAAAGGGGCTGAAAACACGACATCCCTGCCGGCAGCGGCAGGACCGAACAGCGCCAGGCAATGAAAAGACGCACGCGGCATCCGGAGAACCGGAGCTGACGATGCGATAATCGCGACAGGGAGGGCGCCACCGATGAAAGCAAGACAGATCCCGGATTCGCCGGGACAACCAGATGAATCGCCAGGGTTTCTGCTATGGCAGCTGGCCAATGCCTGGCAGCGGCAGATGCGCATCGTGCTCTCGCCGCTGGGCCTGACCTATGTCCAGGCAATGCTGCTGACCGCACTTTTGCGCCTCGAAGAGCGCGAGGCCATCACCGGCACGCCGATCACTCAGGGTGATCTGGCCCGGTTCTGCCAGGCCGATGCCACCATGACCTCTCAGGTGCTGCGCACGCTGGAGGCGAAAGGTCTGCTGGAACGCAGCCGCGGGGCGGATGCCCGCGCCCGGTTGCCGCGCCTGACGGCGGCCGGACGGGCGCTTGCCGAACGCGCCTTGCCGCTGGCTGAGGCGGTTGACCGCGAGTTCTTCGACCTGCCGAGGCAGAGCCGCAAGCCGATCTCGAACGACAGCGAACTCATGGTCGATCTGCGGATGCTCTGGGCCCGGCAGCGCGATAACGGCGAGCTGGCTTCCTGATGGCTGTACCGGGCCCCGGCTGCGTTTTCAGCCTGCGCCAGCGGCGCGCCGCGTCAGCTCCTCGTACAGGGCATCCGGCAGCATGACACCGTCGCGCGCCGCCGCTTCTTTCAGCACCTGCCGCCGTTCGCCGGGCAGCCGGGCGCCGGGCTGGCCCATGATCCGCGCGAACATCTCCTCGCCGCGACCGGCCACATCGCCGCCGCCGAAGCGCGCCGGGTCGAACAGCAGGATCATGTGGCCGACACGCGGCGGCGCGCCGGTCGGTTCGAAGAAGGAGGTGCCCTGATAGCCGAAGTTTGAGCCGGTCAGCGCGCCGCACAGCAGCTCCACCATCAGCGCCAGCGCCGATCCCTTGGCGCCGCCGATGGGCAGCACCGTGCCGGCCAGCGCAGCCGCTGAGTCGGTGGTGGGATTGCCATCCGCGTCGATGGCCCAGCCTTCCGGTATGTTCCGCCCTTCCTTCGCCGCCAGCACGATCTTGCCGCGCGCCGCGATGCTGAGCGACAGGTCGATGACCAGCGGCGGCCGGTCCTGGCGCGGAAAAGCGAAGGCGATGGGGTTGGTGCCGAACAGCCCCTGATTGCCGCCCCAGGGCGCCATGGCCTGCGGCGTGTTGGAGAAGGCCAGCGCGATATAGCCCTGCCGCGCCGCATCCTCGACCGGATGGCCGGCAACGCCGAAATGATGCGAATTGGCGATGCCGATGGCGGCGATGCCGCTCTCCGGCAGGATCGCATAGGCGGCCTCCAGCCCGGCATCAATGGCCGGGAAGGCGAAGCCGGTGCCGGCATCGACCCGGATCGTGGCGGCGGCGGTGCGTTCGACCGTCGGTTCGGCCAGACCGTCCGCCTTGCCGTTCAGCGCCTGCCCGGCATAGACCGGCGCGCGGGCGGCGCCGTGCGAGCTGATGCCCTCTGCCTCCGCCCGTGTCAGGGCGCGGGCCACGCTGTCGGCGGTGGCGGGCGCAACGCGGCTGTTCAGCATCACGTCACGGATCAACGCTTCCAGCTCAGGTAGGGAAAGACGGTGCGGCATGTGTCTCGATCTGTGGCGGGCAGGGTCGAAAGGATGTATGTCAGATGGTCACGCCACTGACAACTTGCCGAACGAAAACCGAGGGGGAAATCCGTGAGCCACGCCGATCTCGTGAAGCTGACCGCCGTCGAGGCTGTCGATCTGCTGAAAAAGCGCAAGGTCTCGCCGCTGGAGATGATCGATGCCGCCGCCGCCCGCATCGCCGAGGTGGACAAGACCGTGAACGCGCTGCCGACCCTGTGCCTGGACCGGGCGCGCGCGCAGGCGAAGCGGCTGGAATCCGAACCGGGCGACAAGAACTATGCCGGCTATCTCGCCGGGCTGCCGATCGCGGTGAAGGATCTGAACCCGGTGAAGGGTGTGCGCACCACCTATGGCTCGCCGATCTACAAGGATTATGTGCCGGATCATTCCGACCATATGGTGGAGATGCTGGACCGGCGCGGCGCCGTCACCATCGCCAAGTCGAACACACCGGAATTCGGCGCCGGCGCCAACACCTTCAACGAGGTGCTGGGCACCACGGTGAATCCGTGGGACACGCGGAAAAGCTGCGCCGGGTCTTCCGGCGGTGCGGCGGTGGCGCTGGCGACCGGCCAGGTCTGGCTGGCCACCGGCTCCGACCTTGGCGGCTCCTTGCGTAGCCCGGCCAGCTTCTGCGGCATCGTCGGCATGCGCCCCAGCCCGGGCCGGGTGGCGCACGGCCCGTCGCTGATGCCCTTCGCCAACCTGTCGGTCGATGGGCCGATGGCACGCACCGTTGCCGACACGGCACTGTTCCTGGACGCGATGGCCGGCCAGCATCCGGGTGATCCGATCTCGCTGGCGGAGCCGGCCACCTCCTTCTCGGCGGCGGTCGCCAATCCGGGCAAGCTGTCGCGCGTCGCCTTTTCGGCGGACCTGAATGGCATCACGCCGGTCGATCCCGAGGTGCGGGAGATCGTCGCCAAGGCGGCGAGGCTGTTCGAGGCGATGGGCGCCACGGTCGAGGAGGCCGCGCCCGACCTGAAGGAGGCGCAGGAGACCTTCCATATCCTGCGCGCCGCGCAGTTCGCCGCCTCCAAGGCGCCGTTGCTGGAAAAGCACCGCGACCTGCTGAAGCCGGAAGTGATCTGGAACATCGAGAAGGGCCAGAAGCTGACCGCCGAGGAAATCGGCAAGGCCGAGCGCTGGCGCGGCGAGCTGTTTTACCGCACGGCCAAATTCTTCGAGACCTACGACGTGCTGGTCTGCCCGACCACCATCGTGCCGCCCTATCCGGTGGAGCAGCGCTATGTGGCGGAGGTCGATGGCCATACCTTCGAGAACTACATCGAATGGGTGCTGGTCTGCTCGGCGATCACGCTGACCTCCTGCCCGGCAATTTCGGTGCCTTGCGGCTTCACGAAGGACGGGCTGCCGGTCGGGCTGCAGATCGTCGGCAAGCCGCGCGGCGAGGCGGCCATGCTGCAGGCGGCGAAACTGTTCGAGGAGGCCGCCGGTCTTTCCACCCGCCTGCCTATCGATCCCATCGTGAAGGCGTAAAGAAAACGCCCCCGGCTTTCCGGCCGGGGGCGTTGTTCTTCAGGCTGGCGTGCGGTTTTAAGAAGAATAATGCACCGAGCAGCCATAGGCACGGGTGACCGGGTTCGGCACCGCAGCACCCTTGTCCATCGCCTGCAGCGCCTCGTGGACATAGTTCACCGCCTGTGGGATGTCGTCGGCGCGGGCCGAGGGGATCGAATCGATCGCGCCTTTATAGACCAGCGTGCCCCTGGCATCGATGATGTACATGTGCGGCGTGGTCTGCGCGCCATAGGCCTTGCCGATGGTGCCCTCGGGGTCGAGCAGGGTGTTGGCCGGCACGGCGCTGCGCTGGTCGTTCAGCTTGATCGCGGTCGGACCATCGACATGGCCCTGCTTGCCGGGGCCGGACGAGATCACCTGCAGCCATACGATGTCGCGGGCCTTCGCCTCCTTCTGCAGGGCCTGCATGTTCTCCGCGCCGTAATGCTTCTTCACGAAGGGGCAGTCATGGTTGGTCCATTCCAGCACGACAGTCTTGCCGCGCAGGGACTCGAGGGCGACGGTGCTGCCGTCGGCGGCCTTGCCGGTGAAGGCGGGGGCGGGCTGGTTCACCTCCGGGCTGGCCGAGGCCACAGCCGGTACGGCCAGCGAAAGGGAAAGGCCCATCAGGGCCGGCAGGAACATCTTGCGCATCAGCATGGCATCTCTCCTGGGTCAGGAATGGTGTCAAAGGGTACGCATGGTCTTGTGTATCAGCCGGCCCCGATCCCGCCGAGCACGATATCGACGGTCAGCAGCTGCGGCAGCACGACCGGCTGCGAGTCGCGGCCGGCCGGATAGAAGACGTAGAGCGGCACGCCGGAACGGCCGAATTCCTCCAGCTTGGCGGTGATCTCCGCAT
This window of the Oceanibaculum nanhaiense genome carries:
- the groL gene encoding chaperonin GroEL (60 kDa chaperone family; promotes refolding of misfolded polypeptides especially under stressful conditions; forms two stacked rings of heptamers to form a barrel-shaped 14mer; ends can be capped by GroES; misfolded proteins enter the barrel where they are refolded when GroES binds); the protein is MAAKEVKFGGEARTKMLRGVDILADAVKVTLGPKGRNVVIDKSFGAPRITKDGVSVAKEIELTDKFENMGAQMVREVASRTNDVAGDGTTTATVLAQAIVREGNKSVAAGMNPMDLKRGIDLAVAAVVEDLKKRSKKIATSAEVAQVGTISANGEREIGEMIAKAMEKVGNEGVITVEEAKSLETELEVVEGMQFDRGYLSPYFVTNADKMNAELESPYILLHEKKLSSLQPMLPVLEAVVQSGKPLLIIAEDVEGEALATLVVNKLRGGLKVAAVKAPGFGDRRKAMLEDIAILTGGQVISEDIGIKLETVSLEMLGKAKRVLITKEETTIVDGSGKKKDIEGRVTQIRAQIEETTSDYDREKLQERLAKLAGGVAVIRVGGASEVEVKERKDRVDDAMHATRAAVEEGVVPGGGVALLHSLKALDKVKPANDDQRVGVEIIRRAIQVPAKQIAANAGMDGGVVVGKLLESTDPSWGFDAQTGEYKDLVKAGIIDPTKVVRTALQDAASVASLLITTEAMIADKPEKKAAGGAPDMGGMGGMGGMGGMDF
- a CDS encoding MarR family winged helix-turn-helix transcriptional regulator, translating into MKARQIPDSPGQPDESPGFLLWQLANAWQRQMRIVLSPLGLTYVQAMLLTALLRLEEREAITGTPITQGDLARFCQADATMTSQVLRTLEAKGLLERSRGADARARLPRLTAAGRALAERALPLAEAVDREFFDLPRQSRKPISNDSELMVDLRMLWARQRDNGELAS
- a CDS encoding Ldh family oxidoreductase, whose translation is MPHRLSLPELEALIRDVMLNSRVAPATADSVARALTRAEAEGISSHGAARAPVYAGQALNGKADGLAEPTVERTAAATIRVDAGTGFAFPAIDAGLEAAYAILPESGIAAIGIANSHHFGVAGHPVEDAARQGYIALAFSNTPQAMAPWGGNQGLFGTNPIAFAFPRQDRPPLVIDLSLSIAARGKIVLAAKEGRNIPEGWAIDADGNPTTDSAAALAGTVLPIGGAKGSALALMVELLCGALTGSNFGYQGTSFFEPTGAPPRVGHMILLFDPARFGGGDVAGRGEEMFARIMGQPGARLPGERRQVLKEAAARDGVMLPDALYEELTRRAAGAG
- a CDS encoding amidase, with the translated sequence MSHADLVKLTAVEAVDLLKKRKVSPLEMIDAAAARIAEVDKTVNALPTLCLDRARAQAKRLESEPGDKNYAGYLAGLPIAVKDLNPVKGVRTTYGSPIYKDYVPDHSDHMVEMLDRRGAVTIAKSNTPEFGAGANTFNEVLGTTVNPWDTRKSCAGSSGGAAVALATGQVWLATGSDLGGSLRSPASFCGIVGMRPSPGRVAHGPSLMPFANLSVDGPMARTVADTALFLDAMAGQHPGDPISLAEPATSFSAAVANPGKLSRVAFSADLNGITPVDPEVREIVAKAARLFEAMGATVEEAAPDLKEAQETFHILRAAQFAASKAPLLEKHRDLLKPEVIWNIEKGQKLTAEEIGKAERWRGELFYRTAKFFETYDVLVCPTTIVPPYPVEQRYVAEVDGHTFENYIEWVLVCSAITLTSCPAISVPCGFTKDGLPVGLQIVGKPRGEAAMLQAAKLFEEAAGLSTRLPIDPIVKA
- a CDS encoding redoxin domain-containing protein — its product is MLMRKMFLPALMGLSLSLAVPAVASASPEVNQPAPAFTGKAADGSTVALESLRGKTVVLEWTNHDCPFVKKHYGAENMQALQKEAKARDIVWLQVISSGPGKQGHVDGPTAIKLNDQRSAVPANTLLDPEGTIGKAYGAQTTPHMYIIDARGTLVYKGAIDSIPSARADDIPQAVNYVHEALQAMDKGAAVPNPVTRAYGCSVHYSS